The Lichenihabitans psoromatis genome contains a region encoding:
- the ybeY gene encoding rRNA maturation RNase YbeY: MTIEIDIAIDSPGWSVLPDLDAIVRRSIDGAAAAVDLDAPQGAEVSILFCDDAAIQVLNREWRQKDKPTNVLSFPAAQPEGIDGPELLGDIAVALETTRREAEQDGKTLSDHVSHLLVHGFLHLIDYDHETADEAEAMEQLETRILANLGIGDPYAGTEVDEVARP, from the coding sequence ATGACGATCGAGATCGATATCGCGATCGATAGTCCCGGATGGTCGGTGCTGCCCGATCTCGACGCGATTGTCCGGCGAAGCATCGACGGCGCGGCTGCGGCCGTCGATCTCGACGCTCCGCAGGGCGCCGAAGTCTCCATTTTGTTCTGCGACGACGCCGCGATCCAAGTTCTCAATCGAGAGTGGCGCCAAAAGGACAAACCCACCAACGTGCTCTCGTTTCCAGCGGCCCAGCCTGAGGGGATTGACGGTCCGGAGTTGCTCGGCGACATCGCTGTTGCGCTTGAGACGACGCGACGCGAGGCCGAGCAGGATGGCAAGACACTGTCCGACCATGTGAGCCACCTGCTGGTGCACGGATTCTTGCATCTGATCGACTATGATCATGAAACAGCCGATGAAGCCGAGGCGATGGAGCAACTCGAAACACGGATTTTAGCCAATCTCGGCATCGGCGATCCCTATGCGGGAACCGAAGTCGACGAGGTGGCGCGACCATGA
- a CDS encoding hemolysin family protein, protein MSAHEREPGERGDKRSPAPSMIERLRSLFGLSHASIRDDIEEALDDTDEAGVFSQQERSMLRNVLGLHELRVADVMVPRADIIAVSLTMTLGEVLTVFRTAGHSRLPVHGDTLDDARGMVHIRDFVQYVAVPAGLDVPSFVDLGEASMGRTLEEADILRPVLFVPPSMQALDLLVRMQAFRTHMALVIDEYGGTDGLVSIEDIVEMIVGDIEDEHDESESPKIVLALDGSHVADARAGLDEVSEAIGVDFSEDADAEEVDTLGGLISALAGHVPGRGEIVQARDGVEFEILDADPRRVKRVRIVRTMAVVGSTPPATGAPHETASDEAK, encoded by the coding sequence ATGAGCGCTCATGAACGAGAACCGGGCGAGCGCGGCGACAAACGTTCGCCCGCTCCATCAATGATCGAGCGCCTACGGTCGTTGTTCGGGCTGTCGCATGCGTCGATCCGAGACGATATCGAAGAAGCGCTGGACGACACCGATGAGGCCGGCGTCTTCTCGCAGCAAGAGCGTTCGATGCTCCGCAACGTGCTTGGCTTGCATGAATTACGGGTCGCCGACGTCATGGTGCCCCGCGCCGACATCATCGCGGTCAGCTTGACCATGACGCTCGGCGAAGTCCTGACCGTGTTCCGAACGGCCGGCCACTCGAGACTTCCAGTTCACGGCGACACGTTGGACGACGCGCGCGGCATGGTCCACATCCGCGACTTTGTCCAATATGTTGCGGTGCCGGCCGGGCTCGACGTTCCGTCTTTCGTCGATTTGGGCGAAGCCAGCATGGGCCGGACCCTCGAGGAAGCCGATATCCTGCGGCCGGTGCTGTTCGTTCCCCCCTCGATGCAGGCGCTCGATCTTCTGGTCCGCATGCAGGCCTTCCGCACCCATATGGCGCTGGTAATCGACGAATATGGCGGCACAGACGGGCTGGTCTCGATCGAGGATATTGTCGAAATGATCGTCGGCGATATCGAAGACGAGCATGACGAAAGCGAAAGTCCCAAGATCGTATTGGCGCTCGACGGCTCTCATGTGGCGGATGCCCGTGCTGGTCTCGACGAGGTGTCCGAAGCAATCGGCGTCGATTTCTCCGAAGATGCCGACGCCGAAGAGGTGGATACGCTCGGAGGTCTGATCAGCGCGCTGGCTGGCCACGTCCCCGGACGCGGCGAGATCGTACAAGCTCGGGACGGTGTGGAGTTCGAGATCCTCGATGCCGACCCTCGCCGCGTCAAACGGGTCAGAATCGTCCGGACGATGGCGGTTGTTGGCTCGACACCCCCAGCGACTGGGGCGCCACATGAGACCGCGTCCGACGAGGCCAAATAG
- the metK gene encoding methionine adenosyltransferase — MARASYLFTSESVSEGHPDKVCDRISDEVVDLFFREGEKASLDPYQIRVACETLATTNRVVIAGEVRGPAIDPSVIEQTARQAIKDIGYEQDGFHWENAKVEILLHAQSADIAQGVDALANKDEGAGDQGIMFGYACRETPELMPAPIYYAHKILQNLSEARRSGAEKRLGPDAKSQVTVRYENGIPVGATQIVVSHQHVDESLTSEDMRELIEPFVTEAFPAGWLTKDTVWHINPTGKFFIGGPDGDCGLTGRKIIVDTYGGAAPHGGGAFSGKDPTKVDRSAAYAARYLAKNVVKAGLADRCTLQLSYAIGVAEPLSIYADLHGTGHVDAGKLEEVLMSVMKLSPRGIREHLKLNKPIYARTSAYGHFGRAPDPQGGFSWENVDIADTIAAHFR; from the coding sequence GTGGCACGCGCAAGCTATCTTTTTACCAGTGAGTCGGTGTCCGAAGGCCATCCCGACAAAGTCTGTGACCGCATTTCGGACGAGGTCGTCGACCTGTTTTTCCGCGAAGGCGAGAAGGCCAGCCTCGATCCCTACCAGATCCGCGTGGCGTGCGAGACCCTGGCGACAACCAACCGCGTGGTGATCGCGGGAGAGGTTCGTGGTCCGGCAATCGACCCGAGCGTCATCGAACAGACCGCGCGTCAAGCCATCAAGGACATTGGCTACGAACAGGACGGTTTTCACTGGGAGAACGCCAAGGTCGAAATTCTGCTGCACGCGCAGTCGGCCGATATCGCGCAAGGCGTCGATGCTTTGGCCAATAAGGACGAAGGGGCCGGCGACCAGGGCATCATGTTCGGCTATGCCTGTCGCGAGACGCCGGAGCTGATGCCGGCTCCAATCTATTATGCCCATAAGATCCTGCAGAACCTGTCCGAAGCCCGGCGCTCCGGCGCTGAAAAGCGACTCGGCCCAGATGCGAAGAGCCAAGTGACGGTTCGGTACGAGAACGGCATTCCGGTCGGCGCGACCCAGATCGTCGTGTCGCATCAGCATGTCGACGAGAGCCTGACGTCCGAAGACATGCGGGAGTTGATCGAGCCCTTCGTCACCGAAGCGTTTCCGGCCGGATGGCTGACCAAAGACACGGTCTGGCACATCAACCCGACCGGCAAGTTCTTCATCGGCGGCCCGGATGGCGATTGCGGTCTGACCGGACGTAAGATCATCGTCGACACTTACGGCGGAGCGGCTCCGCATGGCGGCGGCGCCTTTTCGGGTAAGGATCCGACAAAAGTTGATCGCTCGGCGGCCTATGCGGCCCGCTATCTGGCCAAGAACGTCGTCAAGGCCGGCCTTGCGGACCGTTGCACGTTGCAGCTCTCCTACGCGATCGGCGTCGCCGAACCGCTTTCGATCTATGCCGACCTCCATGGAACGGGCCATGTCGATGCCGGCAAGCTCGAAGAGGTGCTGATGAGCGTCATGAAGCTGTCGCCCCGCGGCATCCGCGAACATCTGAAGCTCAACAAGCCGATCTATGCCCGCACCTCGGCCTATGGTCACTTTGGCCGCGCGCCCGATCCGCAGGGTGGCTTTTCGTGGGAAAATGTCGACATCGCCGACACGATCGCGGCTCACTTCCGCTGA
- the miaB gene encoding tRNA (N6-isopentenyl adenosine(37)-C2)-methylthiotransferase MiaB, translating into MNVYDAGRMADVLAPEGFLETATIEEADLIILNTCHIRERAAEKVFSELGKIRDLKSDRASLGLSTTLAVAGCVAQAEGAEILRRQPAVDLVVGPQSYHRLPDLVSRARGGIKVLDTDFPADDKFAAMPQPAEAKTRARGLSSFVTVQEGCDKFCTFCVVPYTRGAEYSRSPEQVMAEIAGLTAAGVREVSLLGQNVNAYHGVAQDGSVWSLAQLVRAIAAMPGILRIRYTTSHPNDMAADLVEAHRDIPALMPFLHLPVQSGSDRILAAMNRKHTVADYRAEIARVRAARPDIALSSDFIVGFPGETDADFEATLDLIREIGFASTFSFKYSPRPGTPGAGLEGHVDEAIKRDRLARLQAVVDPQRQAFNAACVGRVMPVLFEKIGRHAGQIVGKSPYLQPVQVDADPALIGSVRDVEITALGPNSLFGTLTEAEPPSRAAQGS; encoded by the coding sequence ATGAACGTCTATGATGCGGGGCGCATGGCGGATGTGCTCGCGCCCGAGGGCTTTCTCGAGACGGCGACCATCGAGGAAGCGGACCTCATCATTCTCAACACCTGCCATATCCGCGAACGCGCGGCCGAGAAGGTGTTCTCCGAGCTTGGCAAGATCCGCGATCTCAAGTCCGATCGGGCCTCGCTTGGGCTTTCGACCACGCTGGCGGTCGCAGGCTGCGTCGCTCAGGCCGAAGGCGCTGAGATCCTGCGCCGGCAGCCGGCTGTCGATCTCGTGGTCGGACCGCAGAGCTATCATCGCCTGCCCGATCTCGTGTCGCGTGCCCGCGGTGGCATCAAGGTGCTCGACACCGACTTCCCAGCGGACGACAAATTCGCAGCCATGCCACAACCGGCGGAAGCGAAGACCCGAGCGCGTGGCTTGTCGTCATTCGTGACGGTGCAGGAGGGTTGCGACAAGTTCTGCACCTTCTGCGTCGTGCCCTATACGCGTGGCGCGGAATATTCCCGCAGCCCTGAGCAGGTCATGGCCGAGATCGCGGGCTTGACGGCCGCGGGCGTGCGGGAGGTCAGTCTGCTCGGCCAGAACGTCAACGCCTATCACGGTGTCGCGCAAGATGGCTCGGTTTGGTCGCTGGCGCAGCTCGTCCGCGCCATTGCGGCGATGCCGGGCATTCTCCGCATCCGCTACACCACCAGCCACCCCAACGACATGGCGGCCGACCTCGTCGAGGCGCATCGCGACATTCCGGCCTTGATGCCGTTCCTCCACCTGCCCGTGCAATCGGGGTCGGACCGTATCCTCGCGGCCATGAACCGGAAGCATACGGTCGCCGATTATCGCGCCGAGATCGCGCGGGTGCGTGCCGCACGGCCCGATATCGCGCTCTCATCCGACTTCATCGTCGGATTTCCGGGCGAGACGGACGCGGATTTCGAGGCTACGCTCGATCTCATTCGCGAGATCGGTTTTGCCTCGACCTTCTCGTTCAAATATTCGCCGCGTCCGGGAACGCCGGGTGCCGGTCTCGAGGGGCATGTCGACGAAGCGATCAAGCGCGATCGGCTGGCCCGCTTGCAGGCCGTGGTCGACCCGCAGCGCCAAGCCTTCAATGCCGCCTGCGTCGGGCGCGTGATGCCGGTGCTGTTTGAAAAGATCGGTCGCCACGCGGGCCAGATCGTCGGCAAGTCGCCCTATCTGCAGCCCGTCCAGGTCGACGCAGACCCGGCGCTGATCGGTTCCGTCCGTGATGTTGAGATCACGGCGCTCGGACCTAACTCTCTGTTCGGCACCCTCACCGAGGCCGAGCCGCCTAGCCGTGCCGCACAAGGATCCTGA
- a CDS encoding PhoH family protein produces the protein MRAPERPITPRRHTRDGLPAVAAFASPPAVLPTPDAAAEVAITFEDNRLTSLVFGQYDQNIAKLERRLGVVATANGNHVTLRGSPDACDHARRVLETLYEQVKQGRKVSLGDVDGAVEETAFQGVLFPKDLDPERPVFDEIRTRKRGSVKARTAAQDVYLRALKSNELVFAEGPAGTGKTWLAVGHAISLLERGVVERLILSRPAIEAGERLGFLPGDMREKIDPYLRPVYDALHDFMDPRMVERGMQTGMIEVAPLAFMRGRTLTNSVVLLDEAQNTTSMQMKMFLTRLGEGSRMIINGDPSQTDLPSGQKSGLSEAISLLSGVEGIAHVRFREGDVVRHDLVRRIVAAYEAAGRKVSEQSGANR, from the coding sequence ATGAGAGCCCCAGAGCGACCCATTACGCCTCGCCGCCATACGCGCGATGGCCTTCCGGCTGTTGCGGCATTCGCCTCTCCACCAGCGGTTTTGCCGACGCCGGATGCGGCAGCCGAGGTGGCGATCACCTTCGAGGACAATCGCCTGACCTCGCTCGTCTTTGGGCAATATGACCAAAACATCGCCAAGCTCGAGCGCCGACTGGGCGTGGTCGCAACCGCGAACGGCAATCATGTGACGCTGCGCGGCTCGCCCGACGCCTGCGACCATGCCCGCCGTGTGCTCGAGACGCTCTACGAGCAGGTGAAGCAAGGCCGTAAGGTCAGCCTTGGCGACGTGGACGGTGCGGTCGAAGAAACAGCGTTTCAAGGTGTGCTGTTTCCGAAGGACCTCGATCCGGAACGGCCGGTCTTCGACGAGATTCGCACGCGGAAACGCGGATCGGTCAAAGCGCGGACGGCCGCTCAGGATGTCTATCTGCGTGCACTGAAGAGCAACGAACTCGTGTTCGCTGAAGGCCCTGCCGGCACCGGCAAGACATGGCTGGCGGTCGGCCATGCCATCTCGCTTCTCGAGCGCGGCGTCGTCGAGCGGCTGATCCTCTCGCGGCCTGCGATCGAAGCCGGCGAGCGGCTCGGCTTCTTGCCGGGCGACATGCGCGAGAAGATCGATCCCTATCTGCGCCCCGTCTATGATGCGCTGCACGACTTCATGGACCCGCGAATGGTCGAGCGCGGCATGCAGACCGGCATGATCGAAGTCGCGCCATTGGCTTTCATGCGCGGCCGAACTTTGACCAATTCGGTTGTGCTGCTCGATGAAGCGCAGAACACGACCAGCATGCAGATGAAGATGTTCCTGACCCGTCTCGGCGAGGGATCACGCATGATCATCAACGGCGATCCGAGCCAAACCGATCTGCCGTCCGGCCAGAAATCTGGCCTGAGCGAAGCCATTAGCCTGCTGTCCGGAGTCGAGGGCATCGCACACGTTCGCTTTCGGGAGGGGGATGTCGTGCGACATGATCTCGTCCGCCGCATCGTCGCGGCCTACGAAGCGGCCGGTCGCAAAGTCTCCGAGCAGAGTGGCGCCAATCGATGA
- a CDS encoding helix-turn-helix domain-containing protein — translation MRRMLVGMSQEKLGDALGLTFQQVQKYEKGTNRIGASRLQHISDILNVKPAFFFDDMPGAASGTAGFAEDGSSGVVDFLSSSDGLLLNKAFAKIKNAKVRRKIVDLVVALADQDGEAKTATAASLPDALPVQE, via the coding sequence ATGCGGCGGATGCTTGTTGGGATGAGCCAGGAGAAGCTTGGCGACGCCCTTGGTCTTACGTTTCAACAGGTTCAAAAGTACGAAAAGGGCACGAATCGCATCGGCGCGAGTCGGTTGCAGCATATCTCCGATATCCTGAACGTGAAGCCGGCCTTCTTCTTCGATGACATGCCGGGCGCGGCGTCGGGAACGGCGGGATTTGCCGAGGACGGGTCATCCGGGGTCGTGGATTTCCTGTCAAGTTCGGACGGTCTGCTTCTCAACAAAGCCTTTGCGAAGATCAAAAACGCGAAGGTCCGACGCAAGATCGTCGATCTCGTCGTGGCTCTGGCGGATCAAGACGGAGAGGCTAAAACGGCCACAGCAGCCTCCCTCCCGGATGCGTTGCCGGTCCAGGAGTGA
- the lnt gene encoding apolipoprotein N-acyltransferase — MIQRIAQRVARSTGWSRRFLALLAGATGALAMAPVDFVPALIIPMVVAVWLLDGSVPTGVAATSRVSLTRSVLKAAETGWWWGFGYFVAGLWWLGSAFLVEPDKFAWLLPLGVLGLPAYLALYTAVGFALAQLFWSTGPARLFTLACCLLVAEWLRGTLLTGFPWNEFGMALGDNLVLAQVASLIGVHGLTLLAVVTAAAPASIGDAGPGTRRFGPSALALLFVAAIAIYGALRLAGPGDGSVAGVHLRVVQPNAAIDSDFSYAHKDAILQHYLTLSQRVTPGQPDGLAGVTHVIWPESPFPFLLSRDPAALVTIGDVLSDKTVLITGAARAEPGPPDGAGGKTALYFNAVQVVDGTGTVLDSYDKVHLVPFGEFLPLQSILNAIGIQHFVSIPGGFQAGTDRRLLTVPGLPPVAPIICYEAIFSGDVVPPAAAGVSRPGLLLNVTNDSWFGFTAGPYQHFAQARLRAIEEGLPLIRSASTGISAIVDAHGRILASLPLGAEDVIDGALPTALSSTLFARVGNIAPLILLLGFAVSAALLGWLTRRKPARHCPL; from the coding sequence ATGATTCAGCGGATCGCGCAACGCGTGGCACGATCGACGGGCTGGTCGCGTCGCTTCCTTGCGCTGTTGGCCGGTGCCACTGGCGCCTTGGCCATGGCACCCGTCGATTTCGTCCCGGCGCTGATCATCCCGATGGTCGTGGCCGTCTGGCTGCTCGACGGCTCCGTCCCCACCGGCGTCGCAGCGACATCGAGAGTCAGTCTGACCCGATCGGTCCTGAAGGCGGCCGAAACGGGCTGGTGGTGGGGCTTCGGCTATTTTGTGGCTGGTCTCTGGTGGCTCGGTTCCGCCTTCCTGGTTGAACCCGACAAATTCGCCTGGCTTTTGCCTCTCGGCGTTTTGGGGCTGCCGGCTTATTTGGCGCTTTATACCGCCGTCGGCTTCGCTCTGGCTCAATTGTTCTGGTCGACGGGGCCAGCTCGCCTCTTCACGCTCGCCTGCTGCCTGCTTGTCGCGGAATGGCTGCGCGGCACGTTGTTGACCGGATTTCCCTGGAACGAGTTCGGCATGGCGCTGGGCGACAATCTCGTCCTGGCGCAAGTCGCGAGCCTGATCGGCGTGCACGGGTTGACACTGTTGGCCGTCGTTACGGCGGCGGCCCCCGCTAGTATTGGAGACGCTGGACCCGGGACACGCCGATTCGGCCCGTCGGCGCTGGCTCTCCTCTTCGTGGCGGCAATCGCCATCTATGGCGCCCTTCGCCTCGCGGGACCGGGTGATGGCAGCGTCGCTGGCGTCCACCTTCGGGTCGTTCAACCCAATGCTGCGATCGATTCCGACTTCAGCTACGCGCATAAGGACGCGATCCTCCAGCATTATCTGACGCTGTCGCAGCGTGTCACGCCGGGTCAGCCCGATGGATTAGCCGGGGTCACGCATGTGATCTGGCCCGAATCGCCATTCCCGTTTTTGTTGTCTCGCGATCCGGCAGCACTCGTCACGATCGGCGATGTTCTCTCGGACAAGACGGTGCTGATCACGGGCGCGGCACGGGCCGAGCCGGGACCGCCGGACGGCGCCGGCGGCAAGACCGCCCTCTATTTCAACGCCGTTCAGGTTGTTGATGGCACCGGCACCGTCCTTGATAGCTACGATAAAGTACATCTCGTGCCGTTCGGGGAGTTCCTGCCTCTTCAGAGTATCCTGAACGCGATCGGGATCCAGCATTTCGTCTCGATTCCGGGCGGCTTCCAGGCCGGAACAGACCGACGGCTGCTCACTGTGCCGGGCCTTCCCCCTGTTGCGCCCATCATCTGTTACGAGGCCATCTTCTCGGGCGACGTCGTTCCTCCGGCTGCCGCCGGAGTGTCACGGCCGGGGCTTCTGCTCAATGTCACCAACGATAGCTGGTTCGGTTTCACGGCTGGTCCGTACCAGCATTTCGCGCAGGCGCGGCTCCGTGCCATCGAAGAAGGTCTGCCGCTCATCCGATCGGCGAGCACGGGCATCTCGGCCATCGTCGACGCGCACGGCCGGATTTTGGCATCTCTCCCTCTCGGCGCCGAGGATGTGATCGATGGCGCGCTTCCAACTGCCTTATCGTCGACACTTTTCGCTCGGGTCGGAAATATCGCTCCTCTGATTTTATTGTTGGGGTTTGCTGTATCGGCAGCATTATTAGGGTGGTTGACGCGACGGAAGCCGGCCCGTCATTGTCCGCTATAG
- the trmB gene encoding tRNA (guanine(46)-N(7))-methyltransferase TrmB, which yields MTPENETAPQALSGFRSGILHGRRQGRRLRETQSSLMEHLLPRYLIDRAGPLDPGELFGNSVDAVRLEIGFGGGEHLASQASQNPTIGYIGCEPFRNGIARLLQQLDGEPWPNLRLYDGDAGEIIDRLDTASLAGVDLLYPDPWPKRRQRKRRFISAAMLTRLARVMTSGSELHFATDIDDYAGWAIERIDASPDFVWRPVSADDWLKPWHSWVETRYEAKAKREGRKPAYLTFVRL from the coding sequence ATGACACCCGAAAACGAGACGGCGCCGCAAGCTCTGTCTGGTTTTCGGTCCGGCATCCTGCACGGCCGTCGCCAGGGGCGACGGCTGCGCGAGACCCAATCCAGCCTGATGGAGCACCTGCTTCCGCGCTATCTGATCGACCGCGCTGGCCCACTCGATCCAGGCGAGTTATTCGGGAATTCGGTCGACGCCGTTCGGCTCGAAATCGGTTTCGGCGGCGGCGAGCATCTGGCGTCGCAAGCGTCGCAAAATCCGACGATCGGCTATATCGGCTGCGAACCGTTCCGCAACGGCATCGCTCGTCTGCTGCAGCAACTGGACGGCGAACCATGGCCGAACCTGCGGCTCTACGATGGCGATGCGGGCGAGATCATCGATCGCCTCGACACCGCAAGCCTCGCGGGCGTCGACCTGCTCTATCCGGACCCCTGGCCAAAACGCCGACAGCGCAAGCGCCGGTTCATTTCCGCCGCCATGCTGACGCGCCTCGCCCGCGTGATGACGTCCGGCTCGGAGCTGCATTTCGCCACCGATATCGACGATTATGCCGGATGGGCAATCGAGCGGATCGACGCCTCGCCCGATTTCGTGTGGCGTCCCGTTTCGGCGGATGATTGGCTGAAACCCTGGCACTCCTGGGTCGAAACCCGCTACGAGGCCAAAGCCAAGCGCGAAGGCCGCAAACCGGCCTACCTGACGTTCGTTCGTCTTTGA
- a CDS encoding lysophospholipid acyltransferase family protein, whose translation MERIVAGVFRLALLVVVLVNAVAILAPLQLLAQRFGWPIARRIPVLFCRSLCWIVNLRPHFVGSPASGPRLLVPNHVSWLDIPAMGCYEPVCFIAKREVGTWPILGRLAKSQGAIFIDRTRRRGIPASNRSIALALLERRSVILFAEGTTGDGNRIMRFMTSHFEAAKVALQLDASLDDIAVQPVSIAYTRSSGMPLGRHGRHRIAWYGDMTLLPHLWGMVTGGPIDCDIQFDRAIAVSRSSDRKRVGAQAERAVRTITGLALLGRPARRAETAAASAGTTDATGLPQAVLIGVETA comes from the coding sequence ATGGAGCGAATCGTCGCGGGTGTCTTCAGGCTGGCACTGCTGGTCGTCGTCCTCGTGAACGCGGTCGCAATTCTGGCTCCGCTGCAGCTGCTGGCTCAACGGTTCGGTTGGCCGATCGCCCGGCGCATCCCGGTTCTCTTCTGCCGCTCGTTGTGCTGGATCGTGAACCTGCGGCCGCATTTTGTCGGATCCCCCGCGAGTGGGCCTCGCCTGCTGGTGCCAAACCACGTCTCGTGGCTCGATATTCCGGCGATGGGTTGCTACGAGCCGGTCTGCTTCATTGCCAAGCGCGAGGTCGGCACCTGGCCGATCCTCGGGCGGCTGGCCAAGTCGCAAGGCGCGATCTTTATCGACCGGACAAGGCGGCGAGGCATCCCGGCTTCCAACCGCAGCATCGCGCTCGCGCTCCTTGAACGGCGCAGCGTCATCTTGTTCGCTGAAGGCACCACCGGCGACGGCAACCGAATCATGCGGTTTATGACCTCGCATTTCGAGGCCGCGAAAGTGGCGCTGCAACTCGACGCCTCGCTCGATGATATCGCGGTCCAGCCCGTCTCGATCGCTTACACGCGCAGCAGCGGCATGCCTCTCGGCCGCCACGGTCGGCATCGGATCGCATGGTATGGTGACATGACCCTTCTGCCCCATCTCTGGGGCATGGTGACGGGCGGCCCGATCGACTGCGACATCCAGTTCGACCGAGCCATTGCGGTCAGCCGGAGCAGCGATCGCAAGCGCGTCGGCGCTCAAGCCGAGCGCGCGGTTCGGACGATCACCGGGCTTGCCTTGTTGGGCCGCCCCGCCCGTCGCGCCGAAACCGCTGCGGCCAGTGCAGGCACGACCGATGCAACGGGCTTGCCACAAGCTGTTCTCATCGGCGTGGAAACAGCGTAG